Proteins co-encoded in one Candidatus Pelagibacter sp. RS40 genomic window:
- a CDS encoding M24 family metallopeptidase yields the protein MLFSKEEYKQRLYKVKKMMQEKGIDLLISHDTNNMNYLTGYDAWSFYYAQCAIVHIDAEEPLCFVRAQDAGGAYIKTYLKNESVLVYDENYIHKWPKHPYDYLVEIIKEKNWDKLTIGVEMDAHYFTAFCYEKLKQGLPNAKIKDSDRLVNWARFVKSDTEINFMKSAAKISELGMKTAMEIIKPGVRQCDAVGEIQKTLFYGTEEFGGEYSSIATLLPTGKGTSASHLTATQDKFVEGEATIVELSGVYKRYHAPMARTVLLGKPNQLKIDTMNKTIEALNAGISVIKAGNTADDVAQEFWKVLDKYGIEKKSRTGYSIGIGYPPDWGEHTLNIYKGDMTVLEPNVCFHMIAVMQFGDWGVEASESIRVTENGSELFCNFPKELHIKS from the coding sequence ATGCTCTTTTCCAAAGAAGAATACAAACAAAGATTATATAAAGTTAAAAAGATGATGCAAGAAAAAGGTATCGATCTTTTAATTTCCCATGATACCAATAATATGAATTATTTAACAGGTTATGATGCTTGGTCTTTTTACTATGCCCAATGTGCAATCGTACACATAGATGCAGAAGAACCTCTGTGTTTTGTTAGAGCCCAAGATGCTGGAGGAGCTTACATAAAAACATATTTAAAAAATGAAAGTGTATTAGTTTATGATGAAAATTATATTCATAAATGGCCAAAACATCCTTACGATTATTTAGTAGAAATAATTAAAGAGAAAAATTGGGATAAACTTACAATTGGAGTTGAAATGGATGCCCACTATTTCACAGCGTTCTGTTATGAAAAATTAAAACAAGGATTACCCAACGCTAAAATTAAAGACAGTGATAGATTGGTAAATTGGGCAAGGTTCGTAAAATCTGATACCGAAATTAATTTTATGAAATCAGCTGCTAAAATATCTGAACTAGGCATGAAAACAGCAATGGAAATTATAAAACCAGGAGTAAGGCAATGTGATGCTGTTGGTGAAATACAAAAAACTTTATTTTATGGAACAGAGGAGTTTGGTGGTGAATATTCAAGTATTGCAACTTTACTTCCAACCGGAAAAGGAACTTCAGCTTCACATTTGACTGCAACTCAAGATAAATTTGTAGAAGGGGAGGCAACAATTGTTGAATTATCTGGAGTTTATAAAAGATACCATGCTCCAATGGCCAGAACCGTATTACTTGGAAAACCCAATCAATTAAAAATTGATACAATGAATAAAACAATAGAGGCGTTGAATGCAGGCATAAGCGTTATTAAAGCAGGTAACACTGCAGATGATGTTGCACAAGAATTTTGGAAAGTATTAGACAAATATGGAATAGAAAAAAAATCTAGAACTGGTTACTCAATTGGAATTGGTTATCCACCTGATTGGGGAGAGCATACATTAAATATATACAAAGGTGATATGACAGTTCTTGAACCAAATGTTTGTTTTCATATGATTGCTGTGATGCAGTTTGGTGATTGGGGGGTTGAAGCATCAGAGTCAATAAGAGTTACGGAGAATGGTTCTGAATTATTCTGCAATTTTCCAAAAGAACTACATATAAAGAGTTAA
- a CDS encoding ABC transporter ATP-binding protein, with product MSKNQEFVKFDKVDKSYDGKVLVVKDLNLDIAEGEFITMLGPSGSGKTTCLMMLAGFETPTNGEIYLDANPISNIPPHKRGIGMVFQNYALFPHMTVYENLAFPLKVRKISKDDIDKKVDKALSMVSLSGFENRMPAQLSGGQQQRVAVARALVFDPAVVLMDEPLGALDKNLRESMQYEIKHIHESIGVTVVYVTHDQSEALTMSNRIAVFNDGKVQQLSSPDKLYEEPVNSFVAEFIGENNTFGGEVVDLSNGSCKVKLSHGEILANPISVKSKGDRTTVSIRPERALINPENKMDNNHAGTIEEVIYHGDHTRVRLNLLGNSEFILKVPNSSKNLDIKLGNKINIGWNSQDARALDPK from the coding sequence ATGTCTAAAAACCAAGAATTCGTTAAGTTCGACAAAGTAGATAAAAGTTACGATGGTAAAGTTTTAGTCGTTAAAGATCTTAATTTAGATATTGCTGAAGGAGAATTTATTACGATGCTTGGACCTTCTGGTTCAGGTAAAACAACATGTCTTATGATGTTAGCAGGATTTGAAACTCCAACTAACGGTGAAATTTATTTAGACGCTAATCCAATTTCCAATATTCCTCCACATAAAAGAGGTATAGGAATGGTATTTCAAAATTATGCATTATTTCCGCATATGACAGTTTATGAAAATTTAGCATTCCCACTAAAGGTTAGAAAAATTTCTAAAGACGATATAGATAAAAAAGTTGATAAAGCTTTATCAATGGTTTCGCTATCTGGATTTGAAAATAGAATGCCTGCACAGCTCTCAGGAGGTCAGCAACAAAGAGTTGCTGTTGCAAGAGCATTAGTTTTTGATCCAGCTGTTGTTTTGATGGATGAACCATTAGGTGCGTTAGACAAAAATTTAAGAGAAAGTATGCAATATGAAATTAAGCATATTCATGAAAGCATAGGTGTAACAGTTGTATATGTTACACATGATCAAAGTGAAGCTTTAACAATGTCAAATCGAATTGCAGTTTTTAATGATGGAAAAGTTCAGCAATTATCATCACCAGATAAATTATATGAAGAACCAGTAAATTCTTTTGTTGCAGAATTTATAGGAGAAAACAATACATTTGGTGGAGAAGTTGTCGATCTATCAAATGGATCGTGTAAAGTAAAATTAAGTCATGGAGAAATACTTGCAAATCCAATTTCAGTAAAATCAAAAGGGGATAGAACAACAGTTTCAATAAGACCAGAGAGAGCTTTAATAAATCCTGAAAACAAAATGGATAACAATCATGCTGGAACAATTGAAGAAGTAATTTATCATGGCGACCATACACGAGTTAGATTAAATTTATTGGGCAATTCTGAATTTATTTTAAAAGTTCCAAACAGTTCAAAAAATTTAGATATTAAACTTGGCAATAAAATTAATATTGGCTGGAATAGCCAGGATGCCAGAGCATTAGATCCAAAATAA
- a CDS encoding extracellular solute-binding protein, translated as MKKLSKLLLALSFVLSVTTSSYAVTVASWGGAYTESQKLGYGDPTAKKLGIEINWVDYSGGLSEIKAQKEAGAITWDIIDLFAFDTINGCDEGLFVEFDFDKDFPAAPDGTPASEDFFTDMPSKCAVGNILYSWNYAYDTRAWGGKKAPKKIKDFFNTKKFPGKRAIYKSALTNLEIALAADGVKMGKGGALIYKRLEEEGGVDRAMNKIKKLCTDPNGGCVFWSAGAQPPELLVAGEVVMATGWNGRFFNAEVGENAPIAQVWDGQGLDYEYFALVKGGPDEANAKKALAMMTNTEMLAGSAKYIAYAPWRKSSLDIIKAGEPWYKDGKTEMMPQMPTAPANTKNYFLVDPFYWADNGTEIGEKWEAMKATLN; from the coding sequence ATGAAAAAACTTAGTAAATTATTACTTGCGCTTTCTTTTGTTCTTTCAGTAACTACATCATCTTACGCAGTAACAGTTGCGTCTTGGGGTGGAGCTTATACTGAGTCTCAAAAGTTAGGGTACGGTGATCCTACTGCTAAAAAATTGGGTATCGAGATCAACTGGGTAGACTACTCAGGTGGATTATCTGAAATTAAAGCTCAAAAAGAAGCAGGAGCAATTACTTGGGATATTATAGACTTATTTGCATTCGATACTATTAACGGATGTGACGAAGGTTTATTTGTTGAATTTGATTTTGACAAAGACTTCCCAGCTGCTCCAGATGGAACACCTGCAAGTGAAGATTTTTTCACAGACATGCCTAGTAAATGTGCTGTAGGAAATATTTTATATTCTTGGAACTATGCTTACGACACAAGAGCTTGGGGTGGAAAAAAAGCTCCTAAAAAAATTAAGGACTTTTTTAATACTAAAAAATTCCCAGGCAAAAGAGCTATCTACAAAAGCGCTTTAACAAACTTAGAGATCGCTTTAGCTGCAGATGGTGTAAAAATGGGTAAAGGTGGAGCATTAATCTACAAGAGACTTGAAGAAGAAGGTGGAGTAGATAGAGCAATGAACAAGATCAAAAAACTTTGCACAGATCCAAATGGAGGATGTGTATTCTGGTCTGCTGGTGCTCAACCACCAGAACTATTAGTTGCTGGAGAAGTTGTTATGGCAACTGGCTGGAATGGAAGATTCTTTAACGCTGAAGTTGGAGAGAACGCGCCAATAGCACAAGTATGGGATGGTCAAGGTCTTGACTATGAGTATTTCGCACTTGTTAAAGGTGGTCCAGATGAAGCAAATGCTAAAAAAGCTTTAGCAATGATGACTAACACTGAAATGTTAGCTGGAAGTGCTAAATACATTGCATATGCTCCTTGGAGAAAATCTTCTCTAGATATCATCAAAGCAGGTGAGCCTTGGTACAAAGATGGTAAAACAGAAATGATGCCTCAAATGCCTACAGCTCCTGCTAATACTAAAAACTACTTCCTAGTTGATCCATTCTATTGGGCTGATAATGGCACTGAGATTGGTGAAAAATGGGAAGCAATGAAAGCAACTTTAAATTAA
- a CDS encoding ABC transporter permease, producing the protein MSSETQQILTTDGIPLSVSLKKAERKNKIKAFLLVVPLLLFLIITYILPIGDMFMRSIDDKMVTNMLPKTFTAMEKWDGKEMPPEEVFAGFYSDFKILVQNKEHGKLAQRLNKEKNGFNSIIKKLFRQVQRNKIDEGQSIKEQIMKVHKRWRDVEYWQAIKRTAPPYTTAKYLKGMDMYYGPDGNIMQVEEDRRIHRILWLRTLEIAFFVTLFSFLMGYPIAHLLATLPMKYSNLLMICVLLPFWTSLLVRTASWMILLQQQGIVNDFFVMIGLVADDNRPEMMYNKVGTYVAMTQILLPFMVLPLYSVMKTISPSLMRAGKSLGGTPFVAFWKIYFPLTIPGIGAGCLLVFILAIGYYITPALVGGASGTLISNQIAYHMKTTLDWSFASAMGLMLLTGVLVVYWIYNKLVGVDNIKLG; encoded by the coding sequence ATGAGCAGCGAAACACAACAGATTTTAACGACTGATGGTATTCCTCTTTCAGTAAGTTTGAAAAAAGCTGAAAGAAAAAATAAAATAAAAGCTTTTTTACTAGTCGTACCATTATTACTATTTTTAATTATTACTTACATCCTTCCCATTGGCGATATGTTTATGAGAAGCATAGACGATAAGATGGTAACAAACATGTTACCTAAAACATTTACTGCTATGGAAAAATGGGATGGTAAAGAAATGCCCCCAGAGGAGGTTTTCGCAGGATTTTATTCAGACTTTAAAATCTTAGTTCAGAATAAAGAACACGGAAAGTTAGCCCAAAGATTAAATAAAGAAAAAAATGGATTTAATTCGATTATTAAAAAACTATTTAGACAAGTTCAAAGAAACAAAATTGATGAGGGGCAAAGTATTAAAGAACAAATAATGAAAGTTCACAAAAGATGGAGAGATGTTGAATATTGGCAGGCGATAAAAAGAACAGCACCACCTTACACAACTGCAAAATATCTGAAAGGAATGGATATGTATTATGGTCCTGATGGAAATATCATGCAGGTTGAGGAGGACAGAAGAATACATAGAATTTTATGGTTAAGGACTTTAGAAATTGCTTTCTTTGTTACTTTATTCAGTTTTTTAATGGGCTATCCAATTGCACATTTGCTTGCAACATTGCCCATGAAGTACAGCAACCTTTTAATGATTTGTGTGTTGTTGCCGTTCTGGACTTCATTACTAGTAAGAACTGCAAGTTGGATGATTTTATTGCAACAGCAGGGGATAGTTAATGATTTCTTTGTAATGATAGGACTTGTTGCAGACGATAACAGGCCGGAGATGATGTATAATAAAGTAGGCACCTACGTTGCAATGACCCAGATTTTATTGCCATTTATGGTGCTTCCTCTTTATAGCGTTATGAAAACAATTTCACCAAGCTTAATGAGAGCTGGTAAATCTTTAGGTGGAACTCCGTTCGTTGCTTTTTGGAAAATATACTTTCCATTAACTATTCCAGGAATTGGAGCAGGTTGCTTATTAGTATTTATTCTTGCAATTGGGTATTACATAACTCCCGCATTAGTTGGAGGAGCCTCTGGAACATTGATTAGTAACCAAATTGCTTATCACATGAAGACAACATTAGATTGGAGTTTTGCATCTGCAATGGGACTAATGTTGCTAACAGGAGTTTTAGTTGTTTACTGGATATATAATAAATTAGTTGGAGTTGATAATATTAAATTAGGATAA
- a CDS encoding ABC transporter permease, with protein MALPKYTETRYRVWHYSYLFICACVFIFLIAPLFVIFPLSFNAEEFLVFSEGMKNLDPDAFSLRWYKDMIYGTKNPWGLAAKNSFIIAIFATIGSIILGTLAALGLSSRYMPYKGIIMATLISPMIVPLIISGVAIFFFMAKAGLAATHTGIVLAHIILGTPFVVITVTATLTGFDHSVTRAASSLGSNPVNTFMKITLPLILPGVISGGLFAFVTSFDEVVVVLFLAGLENTTIPIQMWTGLREQLSPTILAVATCLIVLSTLILVSAELLRRRSERLRGINR; from the coding sequence ATGGCTTTACCAAAATACACAGAAACACGTTATAGAGTTTGGCATTATTCTTATTTGTTTATTTGTGCGTGTGTTTTTATATTTTTAATAGCACCATTATTTGTAATTTTTCCATTATCTTTTAATGCAGAAGAATTTTTAGTTTTCTCTGAAGGGATGAAAAATTTAGACCCAGATGCTTTTTCATTAAGATGGTATAAAGACATGATCTATGGAACTAAAAACCCATGGGGTCTAGCTGCAAAAAATAGTTTCATCATTGCAATTTTTGCAACGATAGGATCAATCATATTAGGAACTCTCGCTGCATTAGGTTTAAGCAGTAGATACATGCCTTATAAAGGAATTATCATGGCAACTTTAATTTCACCAATGATCGTTCCATTGATTATTTCTGGTGTTGCAATATTTTTCTTTATGGCAAAAGCTGGATTAGCTGCAACGCACACAGGAATAGTGCTAGCACATATTATTTTGGGAACACCATTTGTAGTAATAACAGTTACTGCAACTCTTACAGGTTTTGATCACAGTGTTACAAGAGCTGCTTCAAGTCTTGGAAGCAATCCTGTAAATACTTTTATGAAAATTACACTTCCATTAATTTTACCAGGTGTAATTTCAGGTGGATTATTTGCATTTGTTACATCTTTTGATGAAGTGGTGGTTGTATTGTTCCTTGCGGGTTTAGAAAATACCACAATTCCAATACAGATGTGGACTGGACTAAGAGAACAATTAAGCCCAACCATATTGGCGGTTGCAACTTGTTTAATTGTTTTATCAACTTTAATTCTTGTGAGTGCTGAACTTTTAAGACGAAGATCTGAGAGATTAAGAGGAATTAATAGATAA
- a CDS encoding branched-chain amino acid aminotransferase, translated as MEHIPFDKRSGKIWFNGELVEWQDTKVHVISHGMHYASLVFEGIRIYNKKIFKLEEHTKRLFHSANIMDMNVPYSEDEMNIATRELVENQNIVNGYIRPFIWRGSEMMGVSAQKTKINVAIAIWDWPAYFDPELKKKGIKLNISRWQRPPQNSSPWNSKAAGLYMICTLSKHEAEKKGFTDSLMLDHEGNIAEATSANVFFKDKNNELNTPIPDSFLDGITRKTVIDIAKSKNIKVNERKISPDELQNFTGCFITGTAAEITPIASIQDHKFEVCDLILDLSSSYEKLVGKE; from the coding sequence ATGGAACATATCCCATTCGATAAACGATCTGGAAAAATTTGGTTTAATGGTGAACTTGTTGAATGGCAAGATACCAAAGTGCATGTAATTAGTCATGGAATGCATTACGCAAGTTTAGTTTTTGAAGGTATTCGAATTTATAATAAAAAAATATTTAAATTAGAGGAACACACAAAAAGATTGTTTCACTCAGCAAATATCATGGACATGAACGTTCCCTATTCAGAAGATGAGATGAATATTGCAACAAGGGAACTTGTGGAAAACCAAAATATAGTAAATGGATACATTAGACCTTTTATTTGGAGAGGAAGTGAGATGATGGGTGTTTCTGCACAAAAAACAAAGATAAACGTTGCAATAGCAATATGGGATTGGCCAGCCTATTTTGATCCAGAATTAAAGAAAAAAGGCATAAAGTTAAATATTTCTAGATGGCAAAGACCTCCACAAAATTCATCTCCTTGGAACAGTAAAGCTGCAGGTTTGTACATGATTTGTACATTGTCCAAACATGAGGCTGAAAAAAAAGGTTTTACAGACAGTTTGATGCTCGATCATGAAGGAAATATTGCAGAAGCAACAAGTGCAAATGTTTTTTTTAAAGATAAAAACAATGAATTAAATACTCCAATACCAGACTCGTTTTTAGATGGTATTACAAGAAAAACAGTAATTGATATTGCAAAGTCTAAAAATATAAAAGTTAATGAGAGAAAAATTTCACCAGATGAATTACAAAATTTTACTGGATGTTTTATTACAGGTACGGCAGCTGAAATAACTCCCATTGCAAGTATTCAAGATCACAAATTTGAAGTTTGTGATCTAATTTTAGATTTATCTTCCAGTTATGAAAAATTAGTTGGAAAAGAGTAA
- a CDS encoding thiolase family protein, with product MFKAVIAGYSRSPFTMARKGALIDVKPVNMLAEVVKSLVAKSNINKEDIEDIVIGCAFQVGEQCFNIGKLVTFLTDMKIQTSGMTVDRWCGSSMEAIHIAAGKIAMGSGKVFICGGVESMTRVNTGFDSLPYPYDGKDNPNVYFSMGTTAENVAKKYNISRKEQQEFAIQSHTKAHEAQSSGKFKNEIVPIGDCDVDGNIRPNSTQEKLDVLKLAFDQEGTVTAATSSPLTDGASAVLICEENYAKENNLEILGRIVSTAVEGCKPDYMGLGPIGASKKALQRANLTIDKIDIVEINEAFASQSIACVKDLGIDLKKVNLDGGALALGHPLGATGSRITGKASELLIRENKKYALSTQCIGLGMGIATIIETVQ from the coding sequence ATGTTTAAAGCAGTTATCGCAGGTTACTCAAGATCCCCTTTTACAATGGCAAGAAAAGGTGCGCTTATAGATGTAAAGCCAGTTAACATGCTTGCAGAAGTTGTAAAAAGTCTCGTTGCTAAATCAAATATTAATAAAGAAGATATTGAAGATATTGTAATTGGTTGCGCATTTCAAGTAGGTGAACAATGTTTTAATATTGGAAAATTAGTTACGTTTCTAACAGATATGAAAATTCAAACATCTGGTATGACTGTAGACAGATGGTGTGGATCCTCGATGGAAGCAATTCACATTGCTGCTGGAAAGATTGCAATGGGTTCAGGAAAAGTTTTTATTTGTGGAGGCGTTGAAAGCATGACTAGAGTAAATACTGGTTTTGACTCTTTACCGTATCCGTATGACGGCAAAGATAATCCTAATGTTTATTTTTCAATGGGTACAACTGCTGAAAATGTTGCAAAAAAATATAATATTTCAAGAAAAGAACAACAAGAGTTTGCAATTCAAAGTCATACAAAAGCACATGAAGCTCAATCAAGTGGAAAGTTTAAAAATGAAATTGTACCAATTGGTGACTGTGATGTTGATGGAAATATAAGACCGAACAGTACACAAGAAAAATTAGATGTATTAAAATTAGCTTTTGATCAAGAAGGTACAGTAACAGCTGCAACTTCTTCACCACTGACAGATGGAGCATCTGCAGTTTTAATATGTGAAGAAAATTACGCAAAAGAAAATAATTTAGAAATTTTAGGTAGAATTGTATCTACTGCTGTTGAAGGATGTAAGCCAGATTATATGGGGTTAGGTCCAATTGGTGCATCTAAAAAAGCTTTACAAAGAGCAAACTTAACAATTGATAAAATCGATATTGTCGAGATTAATGAAGCTTTTGCATCTCAATCAATTGCATGTGTAAAAGATTTAGGAATTGATCTTAAAAAAGTAAACTTAGATGGTGGTGCTCTAGCTTTAGGTCACCCCTTAGGTGCAACTGGATCAAGAATTACAGGTAAAGCATCTGAGCTGTTGATCAGAGAAAATAAAAAATACGCGTTATCTACCCAATGTATAGGATTGGGTATGGGTATTGCTACTATCATAGAAACTGTTCAGTAA
- a CDS encoding dimethylsulfoniopropionate demethylase, with protein MSKNIKLNMSRRIRRTPYTNMVEEHGVSDFTVVNHMLLPKGFKNTVETDYWHLSKDVQIWDVSCQRQVQISGPDASKLVQKLTPRSIQKMETGKCFYIPILNESAGMINDPVLLKLDDDMFWISIADSDILLWAKGYAIGLNLDVNIEEPDVYPLAIQGPKSEDLMVSVFGEDIKKIKFFNYRVMDFMGTKQIIARSGYSKQDGFEIYFKTHDKHFNSVEMGEELWKTLWQAGQKYNISPGCPNLIDRIEGGLMSYGNDFTSENNPLECNLDKYCKTEDDHYFIGKEALQKIQKNGVKQKIRGILFDGEPLTGIGQPLPVLSNENKKIGQITSGIYSPRIKKNIGLSMILKDYWEIGENIIVQMLNGEKKSGTITTLPFPQ; from the coding sequence ATGTCAAAAAATATTAAATTAAATATGTCACGAAGAATAAGAAGAACTCCTTACACAAATATGGTTGAAGAGCATGGAGTTTCTGATTTTACAGTAGTAAATCACATGCTACTTCCAAAGGGATTTAAAAATACAGTTGAAACAGATTATTGGCATTTAAGTAAAGATGTTCAGATATGGGATGTGTCTTGTCAAAGACAAGTTCAAATAAGTGGACCAGATGCATCTAAACTTGTTCAAAAATTAACGCCTCGCTCAATTCAAAAAATGGAAACCGGAAAATGTTTTTATATTCCAATACTAAATGAAAGTGCAGGGATGATTAATGATCCTGTATTGTTAAAACTAGATGATGACATGTTCTGGATCTCTATTGCAGATTCAGACATTTTGTTATGGGCAAAAGGATATGCGATAGGGTTAAACCTTGATGTGAATATTGAAGAACCAGATGTATACCCACTAGCAATTCAGGGACCAAAATCTGAGGATCTAATGGTGTCAGTTTTTGGAGAAGATATTAAAAAAATAAAGTTTTTTAATTACAGAGTTATGGATTTTATGGGAACAAAACAAATCATTGCAAGATCCGGTTACAGTAAACAAGATGGATTTGAAATATATTTTAAAACTCATGATAAGCATTTTAATAGTGTTGAAATGGGTGAGGAACTTTGGAAGACCTTATGGCAAGCTGGTCAAAAATATAATATATCACCTGGTTGTCCTAACTTGATTGATAGAATTGAGGGAGGACTAATGTCTTATGGAAATGATTTCACCAGTGAAAACAATCCTCTTGAATGTAATTTAGATAAATATTGCAAAACTGAAGATGATCATTATTTTATTGGAAAAGAAGCGCTGCAAAAAATTCAAAAAAATGGAGTTAAGCAAAAAATTAGAGGAATATTATTTGATGGAGAGCCTTTAACTGGAATTGGTCAACCATTACCAGTTTTGTCTAATGAAAATAAAAAAATTGGACAAATAACTTCTGGTATCTACTCTCCTAGAATAAAAAAGAATATTGGTTTATCCATGATTTTAAAAGACTATTGGGAGATTGGTGAAAATATTATTGTCCAAATGTTAAATGGAGAAAAAAAGAGTGGAACTATTACCACTTTGCCATTTCCTCAATAA
- a CDS encoding hydroxyisourate hydrolase, which yields MATLSSHLLNSVNGTHAEGIKVIIYQINPNGDKKNFFETETSKDGRILKDFDLSKEDCECDYEMICKTADYFSEKKIVSEISVKFRMEDPNKKYHIPIIISPNGYSIWWSK from the coding sequence ATGGCAACTTTATCCTCTCACCTTTTAAACTCAGTTAATGGAACTCATGCTGAGGGAATTAAAGTTATAATTTATCAAATAAATCCTAATGGAGATAAAAAAAATTTCTTTGAAACTGAAACTAGTAAAGATGGAAGAATTCTAAAAGATTTTGATTTATCAAAAGAAGATTGCGAATGTGATTACGAGATGATTTGCAAAACTGCAGACTACTTCTCGGAGAAAAAAATAGTTTCGGAAATATCAGTAAAATTTAGAATGGAAGATCCTAATAAAAAATATCATATACCAATTATTATTTCACCAAATGGATATTCTATTTGGTGGTCTAAATAA